One window of the Dioscorea cayenensis subsp. rotundata cultivar TDr96_F1 chromosome 24, TDr96_F1_v2_PseudoChromosome.rev07_lg8_w22 25.fasta, whole genome shotgun sequence genome contains the following:
- the LOC120252884 gene encoding pathogenesis-related protein 1-like, producing MAFSRLVIYLACIMALGMVGHAMAQNSPDDFVNAHNSARNTVGVGPVTWDDTVAAYTKNYADQRIGDCQFIHSNGLYGENLFGSSGDDYSATDAVNAWVSEGQDCDYKNNTCVEGKVCGHYSQVVWKTSTSIGCDRVVCNNGGIFITCNYNRAGNIIG from the exons ATGGCCTTCTCCAGGCTTGTAATCTACTTAGCATGCATCATGGCACTAGGCATGGTAGGCCATGCAATGGCACAAAACTCACCGGATGACTTTGTTAATGCCCACAATTCAGCTCGAAACACGGTTGGCGTCGGTCCAGTTACATGGGACGACACCGTGGCTGCTTACACAAAAAACTACGCCGATCAAAGGATCGGTGATTGTCAATTCATCCACTCCAATGGACTTTATGGTGAGAACCTCTTTGGGAGTTCTGGGGATGATTACAGTGCAACTGATGCAGTGAATGCATGGGTTTCTGAAGGACAAGACTGTGATTATAAGAATAACACATGTGTTGAAGGGAAGGTGTGTGGGCATTACAGTCAGGTGGTGTGGAAGACCTCAACAAGCATTGGTTGTGATC GAG TGGTGTGTAACAATGGTGGCATCTTCATCACCTGCAACTATAACCGTGCTGGTAATATCATTGGTTAG